The following are from one region of the Leptospira selangorensis genome:
- a CDS encoding TetR/AcrR family transcriptional regulator, whose translation MKRIEQSNRVRAKILEVSRKLFVSEGYEKATIRRIIEEAEITTGSLYHFFKNKEEILLAIAGEVFNEAGETAERLVGEMDPPLVFAMEVGLQFYLCQKKLTIAETYLAAYKTQGVTDMIGNRGSHRSKILFEKYNPEFDEQEYLIRTLAFRGVFQSLLEEMVHSGKIDRVRMMTTVIQLGLTTFGVPKEEMEVALQKTFRLLKERASEIEALSEGLLEIFVNGR comes from the coding sequence GCGAAGGGTATGAGAAGGCAACCATACGTAGGATCATCGAGGAAGCAGAGATCACTACGGGTAGTCTTTATCATTTTTTCAAGAACAAGGAAGAGATACTTCTCGCAATAGCGGGAGAAGTATTCAACGAAGCGGGCGAGACCGCCGAACGTCTGGTAGGCGAAATGGATCCTCCTTTGGTTTTTGCCATGGAAGTAGGATTACAATTCTATCTTTGCCAGAAAAAACTTACCATAGCGGAAACATATTTGGCGGCATATAAGACCCAAGGTGTGACCGATATGATAGGAAATCGCGGCTCTCATAGAAGCAAGATCCTATTCGAAAAATATAATCCTGAGTTCGACGAACAAGAATATCTGATCCGTACTTTGGCCTTCCGAGGAGTATTCCAAAGCCTTTTGGAAGAAATGGTGCATTCCGGAAAAATAGATAGAGTCAGAATGATGACCACTGTCATCCAATTGGGGCTAACTACATTCGGAGTTCCTAAAGAAGAAATGGAAGTCGCATTACAAAAAACTTTCCGACTTCTGAAAGAAAGAGCCTCCGAGATAGAAGCATTGTCAGAAGGACTATTGGAAATTTTCGTAAACGGAAGATAA
- a CDS encoding 1-acyl-sn-glycerol-3-phosphate acyltransferase encodes MAEKEQSVGRWQKEFFENIHLFKRSGMSEEEAKKILQKFLYLCSVTPMPPVMDVFKDPSSLERIGVYTPPEKKAREFMIEFLSPIMKFFTVEGIENLAAVKPLIGKYPVTLISNHLSHLDAPAIFQLLYHASPEGREVAEQLVFIAGRLAYEPDFTRLGLYMFGTLLVCSKRDMADNPSLSDVMTKINMRAFRHSQKLQQEGKIAAIFPEGTRSRDGRLMPFVDTVYHYVANKVILPISLEKTDKILPTTSLLFNQVAGKLTIGKPVLVGELSKKEMAHFPKDIEHLPFPEHGDKKQFLIDNLALLVGQNLNKHQHGIYRNLYSADARDQNKLIKVPKEPKEKVVVIGNSSMGIAIATVLANKDINVFVYHPDKEYTSQSNTERRDLRTYSLYKLPPNLTFTSDPEELKSATLFIQGTNPWELHTVYPDLQPYLSKNKAPFFNIIKGFTSAGLILDDLQHGLGIEDDRIGVISGACYPDQIMERKISGFEIAAVNESLIPRIQKLLTTGYIFPRSAIIPTDVKGVQLGGALKTIYALVMGIVEGYFQQTLGGNVDNSLFHLSNRFFNEMVNVGVRMGGKPETFQGLSGLTDFMLSCFGTDAKDRKTGYDIANGHPSEKMSNGFYGLKVMPNLMKIDPNEVPIMYAAYEVVINKKDVRKVAEGMEERLSRV; translated from the coding sequence ATGGCAGAAAAAGAACAATCCGTCGGAAGATGGCAGAAGGAATTCTTCGAGAACATTCACCTATTCAAAAGATCAGGGATGAGCGAAGAAGAAGCTAAAAAGATACTTCAGAAATTTCTTTATCTTTGTTCAGTAACCCCAATGCCTCCGGTCATGGATGTTTTTAAAGATCCATCTTCTTTGGAAAGAATAGGTGTGTACACCCCTCCTGAAAAGAAAGCCCGCGAATTCATGATCGAATTCCTTTCTCCTATCATGAAATTTTTTACCGTAGAAGGTATCGAAAACTTAGCCGCAGTAAAACCACTGATCGGAAAATACCCGGTCACCTTGATCTCCAATCACCTGAGCCATTTGGACGCCCCTGCAATCTTCCAACTTCTATACCATGCTTCTCCTGAAGGTAGAGAAGTAGCGGAACAATTAGTATTCATCGCAGGACGTTTGGCGTACGAGCCGGACTTTACCAGACTCGGGCTGTATATGTTCGGAACTCTTTTGGTCTGCTCTAAGAGAGACATGGCGGATAACCCAAGTCTTTCGGACGTGATGACCAAAATTAATATGAGAGCGTTCCGACATTCTCAAAAACTACAACAAGAAGGAAAGATCGCCGCAATCTTCCCGGAAGGAACCAGATCCAGAGACGGAAGACTAATGCCTTTTGTGGATACAGTCTATCATTATGTTGCAAATAAGGTCATTCTTCCAATTTCTTTGGAGAAGACCGACAAGATCCTTCCTACCACAAGCTTACTCTTCAATCAAGTAGCGGGTAAACTAACGATCGGTAAACCCGTATTAGTCGGAGAATTATCTAAAAAGGAAATGGCTCATTTCCCTAAAGATATCGAACATCTTCCATTCCCGGAACATGGGGACAAAAAACAATTCCTGATCGATAATTTGGCTCTGCTTGTAGGACAAAACCTGAACAAACACCAACATGGTATTTACAGAAACTTGTACAGTGCAGACGCTAGAGATCAAAACAAACTGATCAAGGTGCCTAAAGAACCTAAAGAGAAGGTTGTAGTGATCGGAAATAGTAGTATGGGAATTGCGATAGCGACCGTACTTGCGAATAAAGATATCAACGTTTTTGTATATCATCCGGATAAAGAATACACTTCTCAGTCGAATACGGAAAGAAGAGATCTTAGAACTTACTCTCTGTATAAACTTCCTCCGAACCTTACATTTACTTCCGATCCTGAGGAATTAAAGTCCGCGACATTATTTATCCAGGGAACCAATCCTTGGGAGTTACATACGGTCTATCCCGATCTACAACCGTATCTTTCTAAGAACAAGGCTCCGTTCTTCAATATCATCAAAGGATTTACTAGTGCCGGTTTGATCCTGGACGATCTACAACATGGATTAGGAATTGAAGACGATAGGATCGGAGTGATCTCCGGTGCTTGTTATCCTGACCAGATCATGGAAAGAAAAATTTCCGGATTCGAGATCGCGGCTGTGAACGAAAGCCTGATCCCTCGTATTCAAAAATTATTAACCACAGGTTATATTTTCCCAAGATCCGCGATCATTCCTACAGACGTAAAAGGAGTTCAGTTAGGTGGAGCTCTCAAAACGATTTATGCCCTCGTAATGGGAATTGTAGAAGGTTATTTCCAACAGACCCTCGGTGGGAATGTGGACAATTCCCTATTCCATCTTTCCAATCGTTTCTTCAACGAGATGGTAAATGTGGGAGTGCGTATGGGAGGAAAACCCGAAACATTCCAAGGCCTATCCGGACTCACCGACTTTATGTTGTCTTGTTTCGGAACGGATGCAAAAGACAGAAAAACAGGTTATGATATAGCGAACGGTCACCCTTCTGAAAAGATGTCCAATGGATTCTATGGATTGAAAGTAATGCCAAACCTAATGAAAATAGATCCGAACGAAGTTCCGATCATGTACGCTGCTTACGAAGTGGTCATCAATAAGAAAGACGTTCGTAAAGTTGCGGAAGGAATGGAAGAAAGACTGTCTAGAGTATAA
- a CDS encoding ATP phosphoribosyltransferase regulatory subunit — translation MTHNPPEFSEKKWIPDGFHFFGPNESSERRELLNSLSSKLKEFKYSEVFLPSFDYSSSFLLTMSAEDSSALYRFRDSDGNEISPSADLTVQAVKGMAGFAHRKENQRIFYQGKIFRDYGRKSGSRKEILQVGAEHIGGSGAPAILGILKEISGLFSGIKLRSPLTVVLGNVGVFHSVLESLELSRSEKRQLSFLLYRKNLPEIRRFLENRNASRIFPVLESLCLGFVSHKEDLGKKFASLGLSDSFQKIISETGEIIGSLGKTPGLEFCSDYTLIPDLEYYTGFVFQGYVSGSSEPVLTGGAYDHLYELFSGTQKDACGFAINVDALEAVLGNANDKPENIKAAVDSLLNVIKENIKFKSDTKETGIKE, via the coding sequence ATGACACATAATCCTCCAGAGTTTAGCGAGAAAAAATGGATCCCGGACGGATTTCATTTTTTTGGACCGAACGAGAGTTCGGAAAGAAGGGAACTTCTAAATTCCCTCAGTTCCAAGCTCAAAGAATTCAAATACTCTGAGGTATTTTTACCTTCTTTTGATTATTCTTCTTCTTTTTTGCTTACCATGTCAGCAGAAGACTCCTCCGCTTTATATAGATTCAGGGATTCTGATGGAAATGAGATCTCTCCTAGCGCGGATTTGACTGTTCAGGCTGTAAAAGGTATGGCCGGTTTTGCGCACCGCAAAGAAAACCAACGTATCTTTTATCAGGGAAAAATTTTCAGAGACTACGGTAGAAAGAGCGGATCTAGAAAAGAGATCTTGCAAGTAGGTGCAGAGCATATAGGCGGCTCGGGTGCTCCAGCTATTTTAGGAATTTTGAAAGAGATTTCCGGATTATTCTCCGGAATTAAACTGCGTTCGCCATTGACCGTAGTGCTCGGCAACGTTGGAGTCTTTCATTCTGTTCTGGAGTCCTTGGAACTTTCCAGATCCGAAAAAAGGCAATTATCGTTTTTATTATATAGAAAGAATCTTCCGGAGATCCGACGTTTTCTGGAAAACAGAAACGCCTCCAGGATTTTCCCGGTATTAGAATCTTTATGTTTGGGATTTGTTTCTCATAAGGAAGATCTAGGTAAGAAGTTTGCCTCTTTAGGACTTTCTGATTCTTTCCAAAAGATCATTTCCGAAACGGGCGAAATTATAGGTTCACTCGGCAAAACTCCCGGTTTGGAATTTTGTTCGGATTATACTCTTATTCCGGATTTGGAATATTATACCGGGTTCGTTTTCCAAGGTTACGTATCCGGAAGTTCAGAACCAGTTCTAACCGGAGGAGCTTATGATCATCTGTATGAACTATTCTCCGGAACCCAAAAAGACGCCTGTGGATTTGCAATCAATGTAGATGCATTAGAAGCGGTATTGGGGAATGCAAATGACAAGCCAGAGAATATCAAAGCAGCAGTTGATTCATTACTCAATGTAATTAAAGAAAATATTAAATTTAAATCAGATACAAAAGAAACAGGAATTAAGGAATAA
- a CDS encoding adenylosuccinate synthase, giving the protein MPATLVVGTQWGDEGKAKVIDYLSKDTDIIVRYQGGANAGHTVVVHGKKYVFHLVPSGIIYDQTVCVIGNGVVLDPTFFIEECDKLQAEGFPVYEKLLISDACHLLFPFHGLIDSARESSCTPDRKIGTTKKGIGICYADKMMRIGLRVGDLRESDFETRLQHLVDEKNRELVKLYDGEELSAKEILENVKKFYSKIQKNIINTPYYLESQLKAGKKILLEGAQGTGLDVDFGTYPYVTSSNPTTGGAFIGSGIAFHHLKSVIGITKAYTTRVGEGPFPTELHGEEGERLRTLGAEYGATTGRPRRCGWFDTEVLRHAVRINGLTSIALTKIDVLSAYDKIPVAVAYERNGKKLDCFPSQGLDQVKVIYEEFPGWKTDITGIGEFDKLPSACKDYIRALEKLIGVRIDLISTGPDRKDTIASGF; this is encoded by the coding sequence ATGCCCGCAACATTAGTGGTCGGAACCCAATGGGGTGACGAAGGGAAAGCAAAAGTAATCGATTACCTTTCCAAAGATACGGATATCATAGTACGTTACCAAGGCGGAGCCAATGCTGGACATACAGTGGTGGTTCACGGTAAAAAATACGTTTTTCATTTGGTGCCGTCCGGTATCATCTACGACCAAACAGTTTGTGTGATTGGTAACGGAGTCGTTTTAGATCCAACATTCTTCATTGAAGAATGTGATAAACTACAGGCAGAAGGATTTCCAGTGTATGAAAAACTTCTGATCAGTGATGCCTGCCATCTTCTTTTCCCATTCCACGGATTGATCGATTCTGCTAGAGAAAGTTCCTGCACTCCGGATCGTAAGATCGGAACCACTAAAAAAGGGATCGGTATCTGTTACGCAGATAAAATGATGAGAATCGGACTTAGAGTCGGAGATCTTAGAGAAAGCGATTTCGAAACCAGACTACAACATCTAGTAGATGAGAAGAATAGAGAACTTGTAAAACTTTATGATGGAGAAGAACTCTCCGCCAAAGAGATTTTAGAGAATGTAAAAAAATTCTATTCTAAGATCCAAAAGAATATCATCAACACTCCTTATTACTTGGAGTCCCAATTAAAAGCAGGCAAAAAAATACTGTTAGAAGGTGCGCAAGGAACAGGGCTGGACGTTGATTTTGGTACTTATCCTTATGTAACTAGCTCCAATCCAACTACCGGCGGAGCATTCATTGGTTCTGGAATTGCATTCCATCATTTAAAAAGTGTGATCGGAATCACAAAAGCTTATACCACAAGAGTGGGAGAAGGTCCTTTCCCTACAGAACTTCACGGGGAAGAGGGAGAAAGACTCAGAACTTTAGGCGCGGAATATGGCGCAACCACAGGTAGACCAAGACGCTGCGGTTGGTTTGATACGGAAGTCCTAAGACATGCAGTTCGTATCAACGGACTTACATCCATTGCACTTACTAAGATAGATGTTCTTTCTGCTTATGATAAAATTCCTGTGGCAGTAGCTTACGAAAGGAACGGCAAAAAGCTGGATTGTTTCCCTTCTCAGGGACTAGACCAAGTAAAGGTGATCTACGAAGAATTCCCTGGTTGGAAAACGGACATCACCGGGATCGGAGAGTTCGACAAACTTCCTTCCGCTTGTAAGGATTATATCCGAGCTTTGGAAAAGCTGATAGGAGTTCGTATAGATTTGATCTCCACAGGACCGGACAGAAAGGATACAATCGCTTCCGGATTCTAG
- a CDS encoding TIGR02757 family protein, giving the protein MPSSTPPKEKNLKKSFDLLYKNYTKPEFLDSDPLFLCYLYDSPEDREFVGLLSALFAYGNVTAIRGFLARLLEPMGKNPKQYLLNHGTKIWKNKLGPYRFQKEKDILLFLQAIRLAYLEIEKSGEKFLESWFSPTNPKDTGLEKRISGFQSRLSEILNQLDPGWKSYGLGFLIGLGNPKSAHKRYCMFLRWMVRKEEPDLGLYKQIKTSELLFPLDTHINRLSNILGITERRTSDFKKSREVTDYFQKFYPEDPLRMDFALCRLGILRKCKSAYIAELCESCDLKEVCKIYGKKKK; this is encoded by the coding sequence ATGCCTTCTTCTACCCCACCCAAAGAGAAAAACCTTAAGAAAAGTTTTGATCTTTTATATAAGAACTATACCAAACCGGAATTCTTAGATTCTGATCCATTATTTTTATGTTATCTATATGATTCTCCCGAAGACAGAGAATTTGTAGGACTTCTATCCGCGTTATTTGCGTATGGAAATGTAACTGCAATCCGAGGATTTCTCGCAAGGCTTTTGGAGCCTATGGGTAAAAATCCAAAACAATATTTACTCAATCATGGAACCAAGATCTGGAAAAATAAATTAGGACCTTATCGTTTCCAAAAAGAAAAGGACATTCTATTATTCTTACAAGCGATCCGGTTGGCTTATTTGGAAATTGAAAAATCGGGAGAGAAGTTTTTAGAATCTTGGTTTAGTCCAACCAATCCTAAAGATACAGGTTTAGAAAAAAGGATCTCAGGTTTTCAATCCAGGCTCTCTGAAATTTTAAACCAATTAGATCCTGGTTGGAAGTCCTACGGGTTAGGTTTTTTGATCGGACTTGGAAATCCTAAATCCGCACATAAACGTTATTGTATGTTCTTAAGATGGATGGTTCGTAAAGAAGAACCGGATCTTGGTTTATACAAACAGATCAAAACCTCAGAGTTATTATTTCCTTTAGATACTCATATCAATCGTCTTTCTAATATTTTAGGAATTACGGAAAGAAGGACTTCCGATTTTAAAAAATCCAGAGAAGTCACAGATTATTTCCAAAAGTTTTATCCGGAAGATCCGTTGAGAATGGATTTTGCTCTTTGTAGGCTTGGAATTTTGCGTAAATGTAAAAGCGCCTATATAGCAGAGCTATGTGAGTCTTGCGATCTGAAAGAGGTTTGTAAGATTTATGGGAAAAAAAAGAAGTGA
- a CDS encoding hydroxymethylglutaryl-CoA lyase produces the protein MSLKITEVGPRDGLQNEKSEVPTQDKLAYIQKLVAAGLKHIEATSFVRKENIPQLGDAKELSASLDLKGDVHFSALTPNLKGYQAAISSGFKEVAVFTAASESFTKKNINRTIQESIDGFKEIFAEAKKDGVLVRGYVSTVIDCPYEGKIDPKKVLEVSKILLDQGAYEISLGETIGTAVPAEVDKLLNTLLKEIPTDKLAGHFHDTYGMAISNVQKSYELGIRSFDSSSGGLGGCPYAKGASGNLATEDLVYFFHKSGIQTGIDLSKLLEASAFMEGILQRKLASRSYIALKAKAAS, from the coding sequence ATGAGTTTGAAAATTACGGAAGTAGGACCAAGAGATGGACTCCAAAATGAAAAATCGGAAGTCCCAACACAGGATAAATTAGCTTATATCCAAAAGCTCGTCGCAGCAGGCCTAAAACATATAGAAGCAACTTCCTTCGTAAGAAAAGAAAACATTCCTCAACTCGGAGATGCAAAAGAACTCTCCGCCTCCTTGGATCTGAAAGGAGATGTTCATTTTAGCGCACTCACTCCTAATTTAAAAGGATACCAGGCTGCAATCTCTTCCGGATTTAAAGAAGTAGCAGTATTTACCGCTGCCTCCGAATCATTCACCAAAAAAAACATCAATCGAACCATCCAAGAGTCCATAGACGGATTTAAAGAAATTTTTGCGGAAGCAAAGAAAGATGGAGTACTAGTTAGAGGTTATGTTTCTACGGTGATCGATTGCCCTTATGAAGGAAAAATTGATCCGAAAAAAGTTTTAGAAGTTTCTAAAATACTTTTAGACCAAGGCGCTTACGAAATTTCCCTGGGAGAAACAATTGGCACTGCGGTTCCTGCAGAAGTAGATAAATTGCTTAACACTCTTTTAAAAGAAATACCTACAGATAAATTGGCAGGACATTTTCACGATACATACGGAATGGCGATCTCCAATGTACAAAAATCATATGAATTAGGAATTCGATCCTTCGACTCTTCTTCGGGAGGACTAGGAGGTTGTCCTTATGCAAAAGGTGCTTCCGGAAACCTGGCCACAGAGGACTTAGTCTATTTCTTCCATAAGTCCGGGATCCAAACAGGTATAGATCTTTCTAAATTATTGGAAGCTTCTGCATTTATGGAAGGTATCTTGCAGAGAAAATTAGCTTCTCGTTCCTATATCGCATTAAAAGCAAAAGCGGCTTCCTAA
- a CDS encoding ATP-binding cassette domain-containing protein, with amino-acid sequence MSEKKETIIVMEEVSLSSSERTYLSRVNLKVEAGEFLGILGRSGSGKSTLLRLLLDLPIPSSWKKTGNIRLFGKSKKEIPARWIQPVFQDPVLGFNPIWTLEKSLREPLQLFKEENLYESLLEKWIPILGLEGKDRNRLPSFFSGGELQRFSLLRALLCRPKILCLDEATSALDPILNHQVLQALSDLNKKEGVTILWVTHNIKSANKFCSRIIEMESLNSNSVSALS; translated from the coding sequence GTGTCCGAGAAAAAAGAAACTATCATCGTTATGGAAGAAGTTTCCCTATCTTCTTCCGAAAGAACGTACTTATCCAGGGTGAATCTAAAAGTAGAAGCAGGAGAATTTCTCGGAATTTTGGGCCGTTCCGGTTCCGGAAAGTCCACACTCTTGCGACTATTATTAGACCTTCCTATTCCTTCTTCTTGGAAAAAAACAGGAAACATTCGACTTTTCGGAAAATCCAAAAAAGAAATCCCAGCCAGATGGATCCAACCTGTTTTCCAGGATCCTGTTTTAGGTTTTAATCCGATTTGGACCTTGGAAAAAAGTTTAAGAGAGCCTCTTCAATTATTCAAAGAAGAAAACTTATATGAGTCTTTATTAGAAAAATGGATCCCTATCTTGGGTTTAGAAGGTAAGGATAGAAATCGTCTTCCTTCTTTTTTTTCAGGAGGAGAACTTCAGAGATTTTCTCTTCTTCGCGCACTTCTATGCCGTCCTAAAATTTTATGTTTAGATGAAGCTACTTCCGCTTTAGATCCAATATTGAATCATCAGGTTTTGCAGGCTCTCTCGGACCTGAATAAGAAAGAAGGAGTTACAATTCTTTGGGTAACTCATAATATTAAATCTGCAAATAAGTTCTGTTCTCGTATTATTGAAATGGAATCTTTAAATTCTAATTCTGTTAGCGCATTGAGTTGA
- a CDS encoding tetratricopeptide repeat protein — protein sequence MRTISLLKEYLQGINFAKSLCIFLLLIFPNITFAQFKIGDSEYAGILWGENDFLDPEFYQDGSLARSEQDFIVAAGRHWKGAPPPSKASFEYEGKQITNSGIFNNEAVGLLQSADPKKREKAISMLEAGMRFDPSFFAFRYNLGRAYHIEKKYQKAIFQYEYAIAEVPKYYRTYMHLGVLYELLNEQIQAVIYYKKAVELNQFQTEALVLLAEHYIRTDLKNRAQIYIKKALTIDQNSPDAKLGLARLEIMGGRDYYAYKIFRNTDLYDDQGKKRPYNKKFHFYFAETASKIGDYVTAAKEYDELLKYPNDPFFTEFSLKIIERRRDLAKRFAEIKAADEEAEKEGQ from the coding sequence ATGAGGACAATTTCCCTTTTAAAAGAGTATTTACAAGGCATAAATTTTGCAAAGTCACTCTGCATATTCTTATTATTGATCTTTCCCAATATAACATTTGCACAATTCAAGATTGGGGACTCTGAATACGCAGGAATACTCTGGGGAGAAAATGATTTTTTAGATCCTGAGTTTTACCAAGACGGAAGCCTTGCAAGATCGGAGCAGGACTTTATAGTAGCAGCGGGCAGACATTGGAAAGGCGCTCCTCCCCCGTCCAAAGCAAGTTTCGAATACGAAGGAAAACAAATCACCAATAGCGGGATCTTCAATAACGAAGCAGTAGGATTATTACAGTCGGCAGATCCTAAAAAAAGGGAGAAGGCAATCTCGATGTTAGAAGCAGGGATGAGATTCGATCCTTCCTTCTTCGCATTTAGATATAATTTAGGAAGAGCTTATCATATAGAAAAAAAATACCAGAAAGCGATCTTTCAATACGAATATGCAATCGCAGAAGTCCCTAAATATTATAGAACCTATATGCATTTAGGAGTTCTTTACGAACTTCTGAACGAACAAATACAAGCAGTCATATATTATAAAAAAGCGGTCGAGTTGAATCAGTTCCAAACTGAGGCACTTGTACTTCTAGCAGAACATTATATCCGAACGGATCTTAAAAATAGGGCCCAAATTTATATTAAAAAAGCATTAACCATAGATCAGAATAGCCCCGACGCCAAGCTAGGACTCGCACGTTTAGAGATCATGGGCGGAAGGGATTACTACGCCTATAAGATATTCCGGAACACCGACCTTTACGACGACCAAGGGAAGAAGAGACCTTATAATAAAAAATTTCATTTTTATTTCGCGGAAACCGCTAGTAAGATCGGCGATTATGTCACGGCTGCAAAGGAATATGACGAGTTGTTAAAATACCCCAATGACCCTTTCTTTACTGAATTCTCACTAAAAATAATAGAAAGAAGAAGGGACCTGGCAAAAAGATTCGCGGAGATCAAGGCCGCGGACGAGGAAGCCGAGAAGGAAGGGCAATAA
- a CDS encoding ABC transporter ATP-binding protein, whose amino-acid sequence MQNLCLVNTLLKGKLSSLVPLQTSIPVLECSNLSYSIGRKSVLKNVSFSVFPNEVLFVRGMNGSGKTTLLKSILQHDKFKDQIKFPSSKSAKLSYLGHDLGLYTTLSLEENLEYFRGIAGDCRPEDQIVSWLKDFRLWQRRKDPVSSFSRGMKQKAALVRALLPNVDLYLLDEPLTALDSEGESKARLVLENVLDSSSIIMVTHDPNFSLNTKSRLLELGENSK is encoded by the coding sequence TTGCAAAATTTATGCCTTGTAAATACTCTTTTAAAAGGGAAATTGTCCTCATTGGTCCCATTACAAACATCGATTCCAGTATTGGAATGTTCTAACCTATCGTACAGTATCGGACGAAAATCGGTTTTAAAGAACGTTTCCTTTTCCGTTTTTCCGAACGAGGTTTTATTTGTGAGAGGAATGAACGGCTCCGGAAAGACTACATTACTCAAGTCTATTCTGCAACACGATAAATTCAAGGACCAGATCAAATTCCCTTCTTCCAAATCCGCTAAACTTTCTTACCTGGGCCATGATTTGGGTTTATACACCACTCTTAGTTTAGAAGAAAATCTGGAATATTTCAGAGGTATCGCGGGTGATTGTCGCCCTGAAGATCAGATCGTCTCTTGGTTAAAAGATTTTCGTCTTTGGCAAAGAAGAAAGGACCCTGTTTCTTCTTTTTCTCGTGGAATGAAACAGAAAGCAGCGCTAGTGCGTGCTCTTTTGCCTAACGTAGATCTTTATCTTTTAGACGAACCTCTGACTGCTTTAGACAGCGAGGGAGAATCCAAAGCAAGATTAGTCTTGGAGAATGTATTAGATTCTTCTTCCATCATCATGGTAACCCACGATCCTAATTTTAGCTTAAATACAAAGTCCAGACTTTTGGAATTGGGAGAAAATTCCAAATGA
- a CDS encoding heme exporter protein CcmB produces MKAILALVRKEFRLLGKASNGILSLLVLVSAMVFLFHYALERNGKIDLVALIGLKWAILFVASFVLVGQFTWEEREAGGGTASRLFISPWVLYFSKSILVFIALSAAAIYLMGLFALMFSAFPADINEFGRQIVFFFPGLLCLSFLGVCLSHISLSSRLKEILLPLLLVPLSIPVFLYGMEAERKFISQPFSALVGSFVLILAFAFFYGSMGALLVEMTSDE; encoded by the coding sequence ATGAAAGCGATCTTAGCTCTGGTCCGAAAAGAGTTCCGGCTATTAGGAAAAGCGAGTAATGGAATTTTGTCCTTACTCGTTTTAGTTTCCGCGATGGTGTTTTTATTCCATTATGCTTTAGAAAGAAACGGCAAAATAGATCTGGTCGCTCTCATCGGTTTAAAATGGGCCATTCTGTTTGTCGCTTCATTCGTATTAGTCGGCCAATTCACCTGGGAAGAAAGAGAAGCGGGTGGTGGAACTGCGAGTCGGCTTTTTATTTCTCCTTGGGTTTTATATTTTTCTAAATCGATTTTAGTATTTATAGCTTTGTCTGCGGCGGCAATTTATTTGATGGGACTTTTTGCTCTCATGTTTTCTGCATTTCCTGCAGACATAAACGAATTTGGGAGACAAATCGTATTTTTCTTTCCCGGTCTATTATGCCTTTCTTTTTTGGGAGTTTGTCTTTCCCATATTAGTTTATCTTCTCGCCTCAAAGAGATACTACTTCCGCTATTACTAGTGCCTCTTTCTATTCCGGTATTTTTGTATGGAATGGAAGCTGAGAGAAAATTTATCTCCCAACCTTTTTCCGCCTTGGTGGGTTCATTTGTTCTAATTTTGGCATTTGCTTTTTTTTACGGTTCCATGGGGGCACTTCTGGTAGAAATGACTTCCGACGAATAG
- the ccsA gene encoding cytochrome c biogenesis protein CcsA, producing the protein MNIRLLHPAWDWILSLLFLSIFPFAVLLGLYYPNVILEQGISHRIFYFHVPVAWVALYGPGISSVCAVAYLVTKNKTWDTLSLSANKISLLFAIGVLFSGPIWAYLAWGTPWDSTDARLNSFFVLVLSLVAYFLLRFLVLDQTKKYIFSAFLSLFCSVNAILTWGAIRWMDNPGNHPSSVLGKKGMDPDMRISFWLGILAYHILFLILYRIVYRLDKIKAVREELLD; encoded by the coding sequence ATGAATATTCGCCTCCTGCATCCCGCCTGGGACTGGATACTCTCTCTTTTGTTTTTATCGATTTTTCCGTTTGCAGTGCTTCTGGGTTTATACTACCCGAATGTGATCTTAGAGCAGGGGATCTCTCACAGAATTTTTTATTTCCATGTGCCTGTTGCCTGGGTGGCTTTGTATGGTCCCGGAATTTCTTCCGTTTGTGCGGTTGCTTACTTGGTAACTAAGAATAAGACCTGGGACACACTTTCACTTTCTGCAAATAAGATCTCGCTTTTGTTTGCGATCGGTGTTCTGTTTTCAGGACCGATCTGGGCTTACCTTGCTTGGGGAACTCCTTGGGACAGTACGGATGCTCGCTTAAATTCTTTTTTTGTTTTAGTTCTAAGTCTTGTGGCTTATTTCTTATTGCGGTTTTTGGTTCTGGACCAAACTAAAAAGTATATCTTCTCCGCTTTTTTAAGTTTGTTCTGCAGTGTGAATGCTATCTTAACCTGGGGAGCAATTCGCTGGATGGACAATCCTGGAAATCACCCTTCTTCCGTATTGGGAAAAAAGGGAATGGATCCCGATATGAGGATCTCTTTTTGGCTGGGGATTTTGGCATACCATATACTTTTTTTGATCTTATACAGAATAGTTTATCGTTTGGATAAGATCAAAGCGGTGAGAGAAGAATTGTTGGATTGA